From Estrella lausannensis, one genomic window encodes:
- a CDS encoding SH3 domain-containing protein produces the protein MLKWNHLLPIAGCFVASCLQGAPSASTPLPKESSTHLKDINTTPSTEKSEAKKPPFTAFTGKISKNKVRMRVLPGTDSPIVKELTQGDFLVIEGEEDDFYAVKPPEEVKGYVFRTFVLEGVIEGSKVNVRMEPNTDSPVLTQLNSGDKVNGQIAASNSKWIEISLPQTVRFFVSKDFVKRVGDKNYLTMLQRKKAEVKDLMDAAARASENLNDFPQINYEFIVKHYEKVLSDYPELEEEKAKAETLLKSFKDDYIKRKMAYLEAQSGKIIHAEKLEVEKQTLEQKMKEQQKRLAQLEQQIHTEQMPAALANSAAPYWMNQERELYLSWMEKEGTRPIESFYDEQRLEGVTLRGTIEPYTKNVKNKPGDFLLVNPQGRPIAFLYSTVVNLHELIGKDMVLIGSTRPNNNFAFPAYFVISAE, from the coding sequence ATGCTGAAATGGAACCACCTACTGCCCATCGCTGGATGCTTTGTGGCAAGCTGCCTGCAAGGCGCTCCCTCTGCATCAACCCCGTTGCCAAAAGAGTCGAGCACTCACCTCAAGGACATCAATACAACGCCCTCTACCGAAAAATCCGAAGCAAAAAAACCCCCTTTCACAGCGTTCACAGGGAAGATTTCTAAAAACAAGGTGAGAATGCGGGTTCTTCCCGGAACGGACAGCCCCATTGTAAAAGAGCTAACACAGGGCGATTTCCTGGTCATTGAAGGCGAAGAAGATGATTTCTACGCTGTCAAACCCCCTGAAGAGGTAAAAGGATATGTGTTCCGCACCTTTGTGCTGGAAGGGGTGATCGAAGGCAGCAAGGTCAACGTGCGGATGGAACCGAATACCGACAGCCCGGTGCTTACCCAGCTGAACTCCGGTGATAAGGTCAATGGACAGATCGCCGCATCCAACAGCAAGTGGATTGAAATTTCCCTGCCGCAGACCGTTCGCTTCTTTGTCAGCAAAGACTTTGTCAAGCGAGTCGGTGACAAAAATTACCTGACAATGCTGCAGAGAAAGAAAGCCGAAGTCAAAGACCTCATGGACGCTGCTGCAAGGGCATCCGAGAATCTGAACGACTTTCCGCAAATCAACTATGAATTCATCGTCAAGCATTATGAGAAGGTCCTCTCAGACTATCCAGAACTCGAAGAGGAAAAAGCAAAAGCCGAAACCCTCCTGAAGAGCTTTAAAGACGACTATATCAAGCGTAAAATGGCCTATCTCGAGGCGCAATCCGGAAAGATCATCCACGCCGAAAAACTCGAAGTGGAAAAACAAACTCTTGAGCAGAAGATGAAAGAACAGCAAAAGAGGCTGGCCCAGCTTGAGCAGCAGATCCATACCGAGCAGATGCCTGCCGCCCTGGCCAACTCTGCTGCACCCTACTGGATGAATCAGGAAAGAGAGCTCTATCTCAGCTGGATGGAGAAAGAAGGAACAAGACCGATTGAATCCTTCTACGATGAGCAGAGACTCGAAGGTGTGACTTTGAGAGGGACGATCGAACCCTATACGAAGAATGTCAAAAACAAACCCGGCGACTTTCTCCTTGTCAATCCTCAGGGAAGGCCGATCGCGTTCCTTTACAGCACGGTTGTCAACCTGCATGAACTCATCGGCAAAGATATGGTGCTGATCGGATCAACAAGGCCCAACAATAACTTTGCTTTCCCTGCCTACTTTGTCATCTCGGCAGAGTAA
- the typA gene encoding translational GTPase TypA, with translation MKYSDKIRNIAIIAHIDHGKTTLLDSLLRQSKLFRDNQDIPERVMDSFDQEKERGITIFAKHTTIPYEDYKINVIDTPGHADFSGEVERILGMVGSVLLLVDAQDGPMPQTRFVLSKSLALGLKPIVVINKIDRPSADPDRVLNETFDLFTELGATDEQLDFRYIYASGLSGFAKKTLEDPSTDMTPLFDLILEATPAPGGEVEEPFLMQAATVSYDDFLGRQVTGRIVRGVVKKGQTLIHINGDGKATNFTVSKLQGYLGLKKVDIDEALSGDIVIISGLPEEATIGDTITDPRKPEALPAIKIGEPTLSVDISVNSSPFVGKSGKHVTMNKIKDRLLREKKANISLRIEMKDEVDKVTVAGRGELHLSVLIESMRREGFEFSVSKPRVIIKEEDGVKCEPVERVYIETPEEYSGKIIEEISLRKGEMQHLSTSEHGITKLEFLVPTRGLMGLRGDFLTMTRGLGILTAILEGYTPWKGNIAGRTKGVMISGCPGKTNGFACFNLQDRGVLFVKPGDEVYEGMIVGENSRDNDLIVNVTKAKQLTNVRASGADENIILIPPRQLSLEQAINYIEDDELVEITPAQIRLRKTFLTENERKRKEREVKN, from the coding sequence ATGAAATACTCCGATAAAATCCGCAATATCGCCATCATCGCTCACATCGACCATGGCAAAACAACGCTTCTCGACAGTCTTCTAAGACAGTCAAAGCTATTCCGTGACAACCAAGATATCCCTGAGCGCGTCATGGACTCTTTCGATCAGGAAAAGGAACGCGGAATCACAATTTTTGCCAAGCACACGACAATCCCCTACGAAGACTACAAAATCAACGTCATCGACACGCCAGGCCACGCTGACTTTTCCGGAGAAGTGGAAAGAATCCTGGGGATGGTCGGTTCCGTTCTGTTGCTCGTCGATGCACAAGACGGCCCCATGCCGCAGACGCGATTCGTTCTCTCGAAATCTTTAGCCCTCGGCTTAAAGCCGATCGTTGTCATCAACAAAATCGACAGACCATCGGCCGATCCCGACAGAGTCCTCAACGAAACCTTCGACCTCTTTACCGAACTCGGAGCGACAGATGAACAGCTCGACTTCCGCTACATCTACGCCTCAGGCCTCTCCGGCTTTGCCAAGAAAACACTGGAAGATCCATCAACAGACATGACCCCTCTCTTCGACCTGATTCTGGAGGCAACTCCGGCACCCGGCGGCGAAGTCGAAGAACCATTCCTGATGCAGGCTGCAACGGTGTCTTACGATGACTTCTTAGGAAGGCAGGTGACCGGCAGGATTGTGCGCGGTGTTGTCAAAAAAGGACAAACGCTGATCCACATCAACGGCGATGGAAAAGCGACCAATTTCACCGTCTCCAAGCTCCAAGGGTACCTCGGCCTTAAAAAAGTCGATATTGATGAAGCACTGTCAGGCGATATCGTGATCATTTCCGGCCTTCCTGAGGAAGCAACCATCGGCGACACCATCACCGATCCGAGAAAACCGGAAGCTCTTCCTGCAATCAAGATCGGCGAACCCACCCTTTCGGTCGACATTTCCGTCAACTCGAGCCCTTTTGTCGGCAAGAGCGGCAAGCATGTCACCATGAATAAGATTAAAGATAGACTGCTGAGAGAAAAGAAAGCCAATATCTCGCTGCGCATTGAAATGAAAGACGAAGTCGATAAGGTAACAGTAGCCGGCCGCGGCGAGTTGCACCTGTCGGTTCTGATCGAGAGCATGCGCCGTGAAGGGTTTGAGTTTTCCGTCTCGAAACCGCGCGTTATCATCAAAGAAGAAGACGGCGTTAAGTGCGAACCGGTGGAAAGAGTCTACATCGAAACTCCGGAAGAGTACTCCGGCAAAATCATCGAAGAGATCTCGCTGCGCAAAGGAGAGATGCAACACCTTTCGACTAGCGAGCATGGCATCACCAAACTGGAATTCCTCGTTCCGACAAGAGGACTCATGGGACTCAGGGGAGACTTCCTCACCATGACGCGCGGCCTTGGCATTCTCACCGCGATCTTGGAAGGCTACACCCCTTGGAAAGGAAATATCGCAGGGCGTACAAAAGGGGTGATGATCTCCGGTTGCCCAGGAAAAACCAACGGTTTTGCCTGCTTCAACCTCCAAGACAGAGGCGTATTGTTTGTGAAGCCGGGCGACGAAGTGTATGAAGGGATGATCGTAGGCGAAAACAGCCGCGACAACGACCTCATCGTCAACGTGACAAAGGCAAAGCAGCTGACAAACGTAAGAGCTTCGGGAGCTGATGAAAACATCATCTTGATCCCTCCAAGGCAACTCTCGCTCGAACAGGCAATCAACTATATAGAAGATGATGAACTGGTAGAAATCACGCCCGCTCAAATCCGTCTGCGTAAGACGTTTCTGACCGAGAACGAAAGAAAACGCAAAGAGCGCGAAGTTAAAAACTAA
- a CDS encoding SulP family inorganic anion transporter, which yields MASRHYFDDIAFTSLREDLEGVSKGSLRSDLMAAFTVALLTIPQTLAYALVAGLPLSTAIYSAIFSAAIASFFGCSRHLVVGPSNAIAIMLQAGLADVMQGDMRATSGWEREMLQVELLAQLAFLVALLQGGFAFFKLGRLTNFVSHSVVVGYLLGVAFAVIVTQGYVLLGIPSPEGGATVYEKARALVSGLKDTHFSTLLIGCLSLFTLVGIKKWDSKLPAGAIMIAFVSLFLFLEKTIVVLSAEDMEWMDDDLFQIAVVSDTAMLTQLTPHLFLPDFNLKVLNQLLPFAFAIALIGILESSSIAKSIAASSGQRLSINQETLGLSVGNLVSSLFGAMPISGSPTRSALNYSSGAKSRFAAILCSLIVASIMLLFVGLIGYIPLAALAALLIVSTPRIVDPAQLRLCLRATRSDAAVLWITFISCLFFDLNVAFYIGIALSITLYLKKAAIPELLEFTIDEKGSLRQIQQRERKENRIRIVKVEGELFFGAAELFHTTLKGLAQGGERKAIILQLKNARDMDATSCLALRQLASHLKSKGHALFACGMTAEVWQVFLDSAIADEMGRGNLFPFDPANPNRHMQLAWERANAFVEGTLSLEEEITPEENPVVLQEAKVKGAS from the coding sequence ATGGCAAGCAGACACTATTTTGATGACATTGCATTCACTTCCTTACGAGAAGACCTTGAAGGTGTTTCTAAGGGGTCATTGAGGAGCGATCTGATGGCGGCATTCACTGTTGCCCTCCTCACTATCCCTCAAACGCTGGCCTATGCCCTTGTCGCTGGACTTCCCCTTTCCACCGCCATCTATTCGGCGATTTTTTCTGCAGCCATCGCCTCCTTTTTCGGGTGCTCCAGGCATCTGGTCGTGGGCCCAAGCAACGCGATCGCGATCATGCTCCAGGCAGGTCTTGCCGATGTGATGCAAGGAGATATGCGAGCCACATCGGGCTGGGAAAGGGAAATGCTGCAAGTGGAGCTTTTGGCGCAACTTGCCTTTTTAGTAGCTCTCTTGCAGGGGGGATTTGCATTTTTCAAGCTGGGCAGGCTGACCAATTTTGTGAGCCATTCCGTCGTTGTCGGCTATCTGCTCGGAGTGGCCTTTGCCGTTATCGTGACGCAAGGCTACGTACTGCTTGGAATACCCTCTCCTGAGGGGGGTGCAACCGTTTATGAGAAGGCAAGGGCGCTAGTTTCGGGTCTCAAAGACACCCATTTTTCAACGCTGCTCATCGGCTGCCTGTCCCTGTTTACCTTGGTCGGGATTAAAAAATGGGATTCTAAACTACCTGCCGGCGCTATTATGATTGCGTTTGTCAGCCTCTTCCTGTTTCTTGAAAAGACGATCGTTGTTTTAAGCGCTGAGGATATGGAGTGGATGGATGATGACCTTTTTCAAATCGCTGTCGTCTCCGATACTGCGATGTTGACGCAGCTGACGCCCCACCTGTTCCTACCGGATTTTAACCTGAAGGTGTTAAACCAGCTGCTGCCGTTCGCGTTCGCGATCGCGCTGATTGGTATTTTAGAGTCATCCTCAATTGCAAAATCGATCGCTGCATCGTCGGGGCAAAGGCTCTCGATCAATCAGGAGACTTTGGGGCTCTCTGTGGGAAACTTGGTTTCCTCTCTGTTCGGGGCGATGCCGATATCGGGCAGTCCGACACGCAGCGCGCTGAATTACTCCTCAGGGGCGAAAAGCCGCTTTGCGGCCATACTGTGCTCGTTGATCGTGGCCTCCATCATGCTGCTCTTTGTCGGCCTCATCGGTTATATTCCTCTTGCGGCTCTGGCAGCTCTTTTGATTGTCTCAACCCCCAGGATCGTCGATCCGGCACAGCTCAGGTTGTGCCTCCGCGCCACGCGATCGGATGCCGCAGTCCTTTGGATCACATTCATCTCCTGCCTTTTCTTTGACTTAAACGTCGCCTTTTATATCGGCATCGCGCTCTCCATCACCCTCTACCTTAAAAAGGCGGCGATTCCCGAACTGCTCGAGTTTACCATCGATGAAAAGGGAAGCTTAAGGCAGATCCAGCAAAGGGAGCGTAAAGAGAACCGAATCCGGATCGTCAAGGTCGAGGGAGAGCTGTTTTTTGGAGCCGCCGAGCTATTTCACACGACACTCAAAGGGTTGGCGCAAGGAGGAGAGCGGAAGGCTATCATCTTGCAGCTGAAAAACGCCCGGGATATGGATGCTACCTCCTGCCTGGCGCTCCGTCAGCTCGCCAGCCACCTTAAGTCAAAAGGGCACGCCCTGTTCGCTTGCGGGATGACCGCTGAGGTGTGGCAGGTGTTTTTAGACTCCGCCATCGCCGACGAGATGGGCAGAGGCAATCTATTTCCGTTCGATCCCGCCAATCCCAACCGGCATATGCAGCTCGCCTGGGAGCGGGCAAACGCATTTGTCGAAGGCACTTTAAGCCTTGAAGAGGAAATCACTCCTGAAGAAAACCCGGTTGTTTTACAAGAAGCTAAAGTCAAAGGGGCTTCATAG
- a CDS encoding tetratricopeptide repeat protein: MKKTEIHNRLEEILSLKSYGELSTFSDPEKWKEMSKPERELLGNLFIMHGSELALKGSQDAIRCLRLAAKAAPTSAHVFFKIGEAYVGMGQNPKILKAACRSFAKAVNLNPEYYEAWAAYALTETLCGELSRDVEGLMQADRKYQTAYDLLLKNDQVNPSSLCWRWGGLWYRIARISGEPSDYHEAIKKFTLAKEAGIDEPDFLNDFGNLVAEQASLTGSIELFMKAAAEYEECILKNPKHTSAYLNLGCANMRLFEATGELEYYTRGDQAFRASSDIDPHQGVLWLFWGMLELMLAKRKQGPVDEKEEMFLSAMKKFEVADLCDPNHPAILLRWGEALMCLGGLVESCEHLKEGLEKIKKCIQKDPERTEAWYFHGRILAELGRYFQDERILTEAKEKYLAGLKLDPHFTAFHYGLGLVSLELFEATAEVEPLEDALEHLKEVAATPAALPPQFWLDMGVAHLRLGEVTKDVDEVRESLLAIEKALEPFEGRKPTPLLLDILCHYAMAKTAYGDLTDDPQHVEAAAKIFNQILQEDKSFESVRFHYALALQHLGEMVADADILRESIHQYEEAIKEDPEDDMAWNGLGVSLISLSEMVDDPMHQDEVEAMRHLAETKLLAAASLGCLESYYSLACLFSISENLHASMYYLEKARQQGSLPPLDDMMHDEWLTKTRASDEFRSFIRLLHRDGEE; encoded by the coding sequence ATGAAAAAGACTGAAATCCACAATCGGCTGGAAGAGATATTGTCCTTAAAAAGCTATGGTGAGCTATCCACTTTCTCCGACCCGGAGAAATGGAAAGAGATGTCAAAGCCCGAGAGGGAGTTACTTGGCAATCTCTTCATCATGCATGGGAGCGAACTGGCGCTGAAAGGAAGTCAGGACGCTATACGCTGCCTGCGCCTTGCTGCCAAGGCCGCCCCCACATCGGCACACGTTTTTTTCAAAATCGGTGAAGCGTACGTCGGCATGGGGCAAAACCCCAAAATTTTGAAGGCGGCTTGCCGGTCTTTTGCCAAAGCTGTCAACCTCAACCCTGAATATTATGAAGCATGGGCCGCCTACGCTCTGACCGAGACGCTTTGTGGAGAGCTTTCCCGGGATGTCGAGGGACTTATGCAGGCAGATCGTAAATATCAGACAGCTTATGACCTCTTGCTGAAAAATGATCAGGTCAATCCTTCCTCGCTTTGCTGGCGCTGGGGTGGCCTTTGGTACCGCATTGCCAGGATCAGCGGCGAGCCATCCGATTATCACGAAGCGATCAAAAAATTTACCCTTGCCAAAGAAGCAGGTATCGACGAGCCCGATTTTTTAAACGATTTCGGCAACTTAGTGGCCGAACAGGCTAGCCTGACGGGCTCGATTGAATTGTTCATGAAAGCTGCAGCCGAATATGAAGAGTGTATCCTGAAAAATCCTAAGCACACTTCGGCCTATCTGAACTTGGGCTGCGCTAACATGAGGCTTTTTGAAGCCACGGGCGAGCTGGAGTACTACACAAGAGGCGACCAGGCTTTCAGAGCCTCTTCCGATATTGATCCGCATCAGGGAGTTTTGTGGCTTTTCTGGGGTATGTTGGAGCTGATGCTGGCCAAGAGAAAACAGGGTCCGGTCGATGAAAAAGAAGAGATGTTCTTAAGCGCCATGAAGAAATTTGAGGTGGCCGACCTCTGCGATCCGAACCATCCTGCGATTCTCCTGAGATGGGGAGAGGCTTTAATGTGCCTCGGGGGGCTCGTCGAGAGTTGCGAACACTTGAAAGAGGGCCTTGAAAAAATCAAGAAATGCATCCAGAAAGATCCTGAAAGAACTGAAGCGTGGTATTTCCACGGCAGAATACTGGCGGAATTAGGCCGCTATTTTCAGGATGAAAGGATCTTGACCGAAGCCAAGGAGAAATACCTGGCAGGGCTGAAGCTCGACCCCCATTTTACCGCATTTCACTATGGTCTTGGCTTGGTGTCCTTAGAGCTTTTTGAGGCAACAGCAGAGGTCGAGCCTCTTGAGGATGCGTTAGAGCATCTTAAAGAGGTGGCGGCAACTCCGGCGGCTTTGCCCCCGCAGTTTTGGCTGGATATGGGTGTGGCGCACTTGAGGCTCGGCGAAGTGACAAAAGATGTCGATGAGGTCCGCGAGTCGCTCTTAGCAATCGAAAAAGCGCTTGAGCCGTTTGAAGGACGGAAGCCAACTCCGCTTTTGCTCGATATCTTGTGCCACTACGCCATGGCAAAGACAGCGTACGGGGATCTCACGGACGATCCTCAACATGTCGAGGCGGCAGCTAAGATTTTCAACCAGATTCTGCAGGAAGACAAAAGCTTTGAATCTGTGCGATTCCATTACGCCCTGGCGCTGCAGCACTTGGGGGAAATGGTGGCTGATGCCGATATTTTGCGCGAGTCGATTCACCAGTATGAGGAAGCGATCAAGGAGGATCCGGAAGATGATATGGCGTGGAACGGACTGGGTGTTTCACTGATCTCTCTCTCCGAAATGGTCGACGATCCCATGCATCAAGACGAGGTGGAGGCGATGCGGCATTTGGCAGAAACGAAGCTCTTAGCGGCAGCTTCCCTAGGTTGCCTTGAGTCTTACTATAGTCTGGCTTGTCTGTTTTCTATCTCTGAGAATTTGCACGCTTCCATGTATTACCTGGAGAAGGCGCGCCAGCAGGGCTCATTGCCTCCGCTCGATGACATGATGCATGATGAATGGCTGACAAAGACGCGTGCCAGCGACGAATTCCGTTCTTTTATCCGCTTACTGCACAGGGATGGCGAAGAGTAG